Within Candidatus Rubrimentiphilum sp., the genomic segment TGCCGTATGGCGTTGGAGAGCGGCAACGCTGTTGTGAGAGCTTCCGAAGTCTGTAACAATCCGATATCCATTGCAATCTCCCGTACTGCAGACAATAACGATCGTGTGCGTCTTTTCGCAAGACGCAGGGCAACGCTATTTCGTGACCGGGGTATTTTGCTACTCTGTGATCGCCGGGCAATTATTGGCCTATAGCGCGCAAAAATTGGCCGACAGGGCGCACGACTTGGCTTCAGCGCGTCAAGTATTGGCAAAGCCAGCGCAATTGTTGACTTTGCGTAAACACGAGCCGGCGGGATAGGCTTCTGTTAACTGACTTTGGGAGGTCGCCATGCCGCGCTTTGTTATTCTTGCCTTTGCGATTCTTTTCACAACTCAAAGCACAGGGGCTTCGGCGCTGGCTGCGACCGCCCAGGGCGGGCAGGTTTCGCTTTTCGCCCAGGTTCGAATGGACCTCGGGCACATTGTAGCTGCGGCGGCCGCTACACACATCGGCGCGCTACTTACGGGCAATGCGGACCGATGGAATGCCATGCACGCCCCGCCGCCGGTGTTTCCCAGAACGATCCCCAAACCCGCAAACCCTGAGATTCACGCGATGCATCCGCTGCCACCCGTTCGTACGGGCATCAAAGTGGAGCCGCCATTTCCGCGGATGCGTCCCATTGCACCCAAAGACGCGCCTCCGGACCCGCTGGCGATGAAGCGTACGGTCGCGACCTTCGGTAGCGCGCGCGGCGGCATCATGAGAAAGGCTCAGGCAGTACCAACCCTTCTCAAGCCAATGAGCATCAATAGCGCCAACTCCGCCGGGACAGGCATCAACCCTTGGTGGACCTATGAAGAGGGCGCGATTCCGGGCGTTGGCAAGTATATGGTCAACGTCGCCAGTGGTAACTTAATCGTCCAGGAGGACGATGTCGACATTCCCGAGCGCGGCATAGACCTCGCCTTCAGACGAACGTACAATTCCCAAAGCCTTCACGATTCCGCCGGCAGCGACGGTGGAGTGCCTTCAAACTACGGTGACGGGTGGACCAACAATTTTGACGTGCACCTAGCGTACAACGGCTCAAACGTTGTGACCGTCTATGATTTGGACGGCGCGCGCTACGATTATACAAGTGACGGACAAGGTAACTGGGTCGCCCCCGCCGGCCAACATGCCGTTCTGATCTACACCGGCAATTGTCAGTACCAGTGGCAAAAAAAGAACGGCACGGTTTACGTCTTTTGGAGCCCCGCAATCACCAGCTGTCCCGGCGGTTCCGGATACGCCGGCTACGCCGGTCGCACTATGGGAATATATGCGCGCAACCATAACAACAACATCACGTTTGGCTTTGGCTGGGATAACGGGGACCCCAGCTCCGCCGCGCACCTAGTCGTAATCTATGCAACGCACAGTGACGGGCAGACACTAAGTCTTCATTTTACGGATTTTTCGGGCCACCGCGAGCTGGCGTGGCTGACTCGCCCGGACAGCGTGATGATCACCTATTCCTATGACAGCAGCGGCGATCTGAGCGGGGTCACCGAGGCGACAAACAACAGTGCCTATGGGTATCATCAATACAATTGGTGGCCCGGCCAAGCCCATCAATTGATTGACGTCCTCCCTCCGCGTTGGGCACAAAGCGGGGCTGCGGATGGAGCCGATACGTGGTTCTATTTCGACGGTAGTAACCGTGTCGTCGGCATTCAATTGTACGGCTACCCCAACTTTACGCCCGACGACGGCACCGGAACGGCGCTCCAGCCGAGCTACTCTACGGGCGCTCGGACTATGGCCTACACGACCTTTAGCTACCCATCGACAGGCGAGACGGACCTCACTGATGTTGACGGACACGCGACGAACTGGTTTTACGATACAGTTGGCCGGAACTCGCAAACAAGGGACTGGACTGGCTCTCAGTGGCTCGTCACATATGCCAGTTGGGACAGCAACAACAATCTAACCGAGTCGATCGACGTTCGCAACCAAGCAACCGACTATGCGTACGATTCCAATGGAAATACGGTTGCCGTTGGCCTCCCGAGCGTCTCGACAAACCAGGGTACCTTCAGGCCTACGACACTGTATTCATATGACCGCACGAACAATGCCGACAACATTGTCGCAGTTTGCGACCCCATTTTCGCGCACTCCCATGGCCAAGACTGGACTTCCAATCCCGGAACGAGTGATTCGCTCTGCCCCAGCCAATCCGGCACGACCCGATATACCTGGGACTATAGCGACGCTAGCGAGCCATTTGGCAGGCTGAGCAACAGCTACACGCCGCTCGGCTATCATCGGGCATACTCCTACGACTCAGGCGCGCAAGGAGGCGATTTTGGGCTTCCGACATCCGTTGTCGGCGATACGTTCACACAAAACGATGGGACGTCGCGATCACCCACGCAGCAATTCATCTATGACGGGTACGGTAATCTTGTCTGCTTCTCGAAGCTACAGGACGGCAGCGGAACGCACTGGTCGAGGCTGACCTATGATTCGCTTAACCGCCAAACCGCAGTTGCCGACCCCGACGATGCGACGCTCACCGTCTCGCAATGCTCAAACAGCCCCGGGATCAGCGGGTCATACATTGTCTCGTCGACCACCTACTACCAGAACGGCCAGGTGGCTTCAACGCAATCGCCGTCTGAGCACGCCTCCTATGGCGTTTCAACGACGTTCACCTACGATTCGAACGGTAATCAGATTGGCCAGGCCGGCGGTTACGGCCCGACTCAAAAGTGGTATGACGGTGCGGACCGCCTGGTCGAGGTTGTCGAGCCGACAAGCGGCTCCGTCTATGGAAGTCTGAGTGCGGACTTGTTTCCGTGGCTAACGCGCTATATCTATGATATGAGCCAAAATAACCAGGTCAGCATGCAGTACGGGGGCGGGTACTATGCTCACGGCAACCTGTTCAAGACGCAGAGATATGTGCCAGCAAAGCTGATAACGGTTCAGAGCAGCTACGGAACGATCACGACCATGAGCGCATCTCGAAAGCAAGCCGCCGCTAAGACGGCCGAATCAACCCCAGCTCCGAGTTCGCTGAAGCCCTCCGCCCCGATTCTCCCGCGTGGCTCAATGCGTCTACCGAAGGCGCTTACGCCTCTGACGTTGGCGCCGCGCGCGTCACTGCAGACATCTCCTTCGGCAATCGCGCCAAGAGCGATCGTTAGAATGAGCCAACCGTCGGGGACCGGCGGTCAATGGATGGATGTTTCAGGGACTGCCTTTGACTCGCTCGACCGAAAAAGTGCCGAATATCATTACATCCCGGGCAGCGACAGCATTGGGACGCACTCCTATACCTACGATTCTGGCGCCGCAGGCCTGCTCGTTTCTGAGACGATGCCCGTCGGAGATTCCAAGACTTACACGTACGACAATGCGGGCCGCCTTGGAGCCGTGTCATTCGCCGTTTCTAGTTCGAGCACGTACACCGCGGGGCGCAGCTACACATACGATCCTGACGGGCGCGTCGCAAGTGTCGGGAACTCCGAATTTGGTACTTGGAATTATAACTATGATGCCGACGGCCGGTTATCGAGTTTGGCCGAGCCAGCCGGCGGCGGCAGCGGCATTCCAGGCTCGCCATATAGCAATTCGGGAACGTTAACATCCCCTTCCACTTACCTATACAGCTATTACGGGAACGGTTGGGCATCGCAAGTCCAAGTCCAAGGCAGCAACGCCGCGACGCAGCAAGAAAGCTACCGAAGCGACGGCCTGCCGCAAACCGACTACTATTCCACGATTCCAGGGTCGATCACGCGTCAGTATACACCGGCGGGGCGAATCACGAACCGGACCGACCCGAGCGGGAGCGACTCGACGACCTACGACGGTTATGGGCGGTTGGCAACGCAATCGGTTCCGTCGGGGACATACGCCAACTTCACATACAATGATCAAGGCTTGCCAACGGATTATCGGATTTATCCGGTTTCAGGCAGCTACAGTGAAGTTCAGTCAGACTACACGGCGACAGGGCAGCTCGCATGTAAGCACACGATAGATGGCCCGTGTAATTGGTATTTCGACGGCACTCCAATCCCAAATGCGCCGTCCTATTACGCACCAGATGGCAACCAGTACTCAAATAATGCCATCGTCGACACTCGCAATTTGCTTGCTGTCGGGACCGCAGTGGAGGATGGCTCGGGGAACGTGGTCGTGTCTGGCTCCAACGCCTATGATGCAAATACGCGAATCACCCAGACCGTATCGATGACAACGTACGATGACGGCCGTGGCGACTGGCAGTGGGTCTGGCAAACCCAGCACACCTATCAGTACGACGGAGAGGATCACACTACGTCGGTTTCAGATGTGGCCGCGGTTACCAGCACAATTACTGCCTCTCATTCCTACGCCTGGGGCCCCAATGGGCATCCCGTTACCGTGGGGATGTCCTGTAACTCCGGCCTTCCGATCTGCGGCCAGATGGGTGGCTGGCACTACAACGGACTGCATTGGAACGGCGACGCCCTAGCCTTTGAAACGCGCGCTGATTCGTCCGTAAGTGACTACAAGCTGGGCCTCGACGGGGATGTACTGTCGGGGACTCTTTATAACGGTAATGCGTCGGGCTATTCCGGCGCGACCTACTACGATCGCGACGCCTCGGGTGCAACCTTCGCGGACCACAACGCGAGCGGCCACAGCTTATTTGCAAGCTGCAACGGCGGACCGATTGCAAACACTCCCGGGCCTAACAACTTAGGGTGCGGGGGCGGCACAGCGCAGCAGCCCGGATATTATGACGCCTCCTCGGGCATTATCTTGTCCTATCAGCGGCGGGACGGCATAACTGACGGTTCAGCGAACATTCAAGGTGTCCGAAACTACAGCTCCGAGACATCACAATGGACCACGCCCGACGCATATGCTGGCGAGATTCACGATCCGATGTCCCAGGCAAAATACATGTGGAATAGAAACAATCCGCTAGCCTACCATGATCCCAGTGGTTATGATGTCCTGATAGACCTCGTTCCTGGGGGAGCTGGCGGCCTCGGGCACATTGAGCTGATCACCTACGATCCTAAAACTGGAAAGGGATGGCTCTTGTCAGCCGAAAGTAGCACCGGGGCGCCCTTTGGCAGTACGATAGGTATCCACGAAACGCGTGTTTCAAACGTCAACTCTCTACCAACCGAAGGGCATCACTACTATCACGTAAGTACTTCAACTGCACAAGATAATGCAATTAAGTCGGTCTACGACCAGCACGACAAAGCGTCGAAACAAGGAGAGCACTACAACCTCTTGACGAATAACTGCGAAACGACAGCCCAACAGGCTCTTGATAAAGGACGGGTGGACGTTGGTTTGAGTGGGATCCCAAACGTAAATCGGCTCCTTCCGGCAGTGGGCGTCCCCGAAGTCCTGCCGAATAAGATAAGATTGTAGAATGAAGACATTAGTACTCTTGATCGTATGTGCTATCTACGGGTTTGCTGGTGGAGCTGGATTCGCTAACTCCGCAGATTTCTTGCGTGCTGCGGCTCCATTTTGGTCCACTTTGGTGGCGGTCCCGCTGCTAGTCGCGTTCGAGATATTTCAAACTGACGTCGCCTTGAGAACAACGGGCATCATCATTGCCTTGCTTGCAGCTTACGCCGGTTATTTGCATTTCTCCAACAGCCCGCAAAACTTAAATTATCTTGGAGTAGCGTTAGGGTCGCTTCTTGTAAATGCGATTCCGATATTCGTGATCGCGCTAATCACTTGGTCAATAGCGGCAAAAGTGCGTTAGAGCTTGTTCTTAGGACGACGCTTATTTGGGCATCAGTTAGCCTAGAGGTCGAGATGGGAGCTTCTCTATGGCCGGAGACGTCGCGACAGCCCAAAAAAATGTTTCTTATATGCATGTATGGCGCGCAGGAAGCCGGATGGTTTGTACACGCAAAATTGGTATGAATCTTCCGATAACCTCTAGGGTTTTCCGCGTAGATGCTAAAGCTCGGCCAAAGCGTTGAGGTGATGGCCTAGGACTGACCCTTGGGCTGTTTCCTATGTGGTAGGAAGCCCACGCCAGCACCAAGGTGGAGTCCACGCTGATGGCTCCTTGCGGAAGAATCAATTCAGGTTGACGATCCACAGCGTGCCAGGCGTATGGCACTCGCCCTAGGTATTCTCTACCCATGCAGACGACAGACGGCCGGTTCGTCTACTCAGCCTCGGACCTGAACAACTACCTGGAGTGCCGGCACCTCACGCAGCTGGACAGGCGAGTCGCTCTTAAAGAGCTGACGCGCCCGTCCGAAGAGGACCCCATGACGGCCCTCATCGCGCGCAAGGGCTTAGAACACGAGCGCCTCTACCTTGAGCGCCTTCTCGAATTGGATGGCGGCGTTGAAGTCTTCGAAGCCTCAGGCGATAACGCGATCGCCGCGCTGCACGAGGCCGAGGCGCGGACGATTCGCGCGATGGAGCAAGGCGTCCAGCATATTTATCAGGCCACGTTTTTCGACGGCAGGTTCCTCGGGCACGCGGACTTCCTACGCCGGGTTCCCGTGCCATGCGCGCGCTGGGCGTGGAGTTACGAGGTCATCGATACCAAACTTGCGCTTCATCCCAAGCCTTATTTCCTGATTCAGCTCTGCAACTACAGCGAACATCTGCAGCGCATTCAAGGCACCGCGCCGGAGTTCGGATACATCATCCTCGGCAGCGGCGAGCAGGCGCGATTCCGACTCAACGACTACGCCGCCTACTATCGCCACGTGAAGAGCTCGTTTCTCGAAAGCATGGAGAGTGGGCTCGACGTCTATCCGACCGAGTGCGCGCATTGCTCGATCTGCCCGTGGAACGCGCAATGCGCCAAGCGGCGCGATGACGACGACCACTTGAGCCTGGTAGCCGGCATGCGGAGCGACCAGGTCGCAAAATTTCACGCCAGCGGCATCACGACGCTGGCGGGCCTGGCGGCTGGAAACGCGCAGCGGCCTCATAAAATGACCGAAACGACCTTCGAGCGGCTGCAAGCACAGGCGCAACAACAGCATCTGCATCGCCAGTCGCGACGCAACGGCGACGGCGCCAAGCATTTCTATCGCTTTCGTCCGTTGTCGGACGAGCTCGGCGGCTTTGCAAAATTGCCTCCGCCCGCGAAGGGCGACATCTTCTTCGATATCGAGGGCGACCCGCTTTACCGCCCCGATCGCGGACTCGAATACTTGTGGGGTTTTTACCTGCCCGACGAGGACGAATACCGCGCGCTATGGGCAACCGATTCGTCCAAAGAGCAAACCGCCTTCGAGCAGTTCGTGGACTTCGTCGTGCAGCGGCGCGAGCAGTATCCGGACGCGCATGTCTATCATTACGCGTCGTATGAGATCACCGCGCTGAAGCACCTGATGGGCCGGTTCGGCTCGCGCGAGCGCGAGGTCGACGATTTCTTGCGCAAAGGCGTCTTCATCGATCTCTTCCCGGTCGTCCGCCAAGGCCTGTGGATCTCGCAGCCGTCGTATTCCATCAAGAGGGTCGAGGCGTTTTACGGGCTGGAACGCGAGACGCAAGTCAAAGGCGGCGACGAATCGATCGTCATGTTCGAGGCGTGGCTGACCGATCGCAAAGACAACGCCATCCTCGAAGACATCCGCGCATACAACGAAGACGACTGCCGCTCGACCTACCGCTTGCGTGAATGGCTGCTCCTATTACGCGACGAGCTCAACGCGACGTTGCCGGAGCCGCTTCCCTGGCGGCCCGAGCCGGAGGTCAAGGCAGACGACGAGCCGGCGCGCACCGAACTCGAGGCGCGCTTGCTCGACAACCTGCCCCCGCCCGACTCGCTCACCGAACTGCGCGGCTGGAACGAATCGTTGCGCGCGCACTGGCTGCTGGGCAATCTCGTGCAGTATCACCGGCGCGAGACCAAGCCCGAGTGGTGGAAGTATTTCGACCGCTGCAGTAACCCCCAGGATCTGCTGGAGTACGACGACGAGGCGATCGGCGGACTCACACTGTGCGCCGAGATCGCGCCGTACAAACTCGGGCCGAAAGATCGCAACTCGGTCTACACCTACACGTTTCCGCCGCAGGAGCACCGGCTTCCGCTCAAAGGCAGCCACGATCCGTTCACGGGCAAGAGCGCGGGCGAAATCGTCGCCATCGATAAAGTCGCGCGCATTTTGCAGATTAAACTCTCCCAAGCGATCGAACCACAGAACTTACGCGCGCTCATTCCGGGCACGCCGATTCCGCAGAACAAGAAACGCGCCGCTTTGGAGCGCATCGCGCGCAGTTATCTGGACGGCACGTTGCAATCGCAGTTCCCGGCGACCCTCGAAATGCTGCTCGGCAATAAGCCCCGCCTAAAGAGTACCGGCCCGATTCAACCTGCTGAAGTCAGCAAAGAATCCGTCTCGAGCGTCATCCAGAGCCTCGACAACAGCTATCTCTTCGCGCAAGGTCCGCCCGGCTCGGGCAAGACGACCGTCGGCGCGTGGACCATCGTGGATTTGCTCCAAGCAGGCAAACGAGTCGGCATCGTCGCGCAAAGCCATAAGGCGGTGCATAATCTGCTGCGCAAAGTTGAGGAAACGGCCAGGGAGCGCGACTTCCGCTTTCACGGCTGCCACAAGGAAAGCGGAACGACCGAAGGCTC encodes:
- a CDS encoding DUF6531 domain-containing protein, with amino-acid sequence MPRFVILAFAILFTTQSTGASALAATAQGGQVSLFAQVRMDLGHIVAAAAATHIGALLTGNADRWNAMHAPPPVFPRTIPKPANPEIHAMHPLPPVRTGIKVEPPFPRMRPIAPKDAPPDPLAMKRTVATFGSARGGIMRKAQAVPTLLKPMSINSANSAGTGINPWWTYEEGAIPGVGKYMVNVASGNLIVQEDDVDIPERGIDLAFRRTYNSQSLHDSAGSDGGVPSNYGDGWTNNFDVHLAYNGSNVVTVYDLDGARYDYTSDGQGNWVAPAGQHAVLIYTGNCQYQWQKKNGTVYVFWSPAITSCPGGSGYAGYAGRTMGIYARNHNNNITFGFGWDNGDPSSAAHLVVIYATHSDGQTLSLHFTDFSGHRELAWLTRPDSVMITYSYDSSGDLSGVTEATNNSAYGYHQYNWWPGQAHQLIDVLPPRWAQSGAADGADTWFYFDGSNRVVGIQLYGYPNFTPDDGTGTALQPSYSTGARTMAYTTFSYPSTGETDLTDVDGHATNWFYDTVGRNSQTRDWTGSQWLVTYASWDSNNNLTESIDVRNQATDYAYDSNGNTVAVGLPSVSTNQGTFRPTTLYSYDRTNNADNIVAVCDPIFAHSHGQDWTSNPGTSDSLCPSQSGTTRYTWDYSDASEPFGRLSNSYTPLGYHRAYSYDSGAQGGDFGLPTSVVGDTFTQNDGTSRSPTQQFIYDGYGNLVCFSKLQDGSGTHWSRLTYDSLNRQTAVADPDDATLTVSQCSNSPGISGSYIVSSTTYYQNGQVASTQSPSEHASYGVSTTFTYDSNGNQIGQAGGYGPTQKWYDGADRLVEVVEPTSGSVYGSLSADLFPWLTRYIYDMSQNNQVSMQYGGGYYAHGNLFKTQRYVPAKLITVQSSYGTITTMSASRKQAAAKTAESTPAPSSLKPSAPILPRGSMRLPKALTPLTLAPRASLQTSPSAIAPRAIVRMSQPSGTGGQWMDVSGTAFDSLDRKSAEYHYIPGSDSIGTHSYTYDSGAAGLLVSETMPVGDSKTYTYDNAGRLGAVSFAVSSSSTYTAGRSYTYDPDGRVASVGNSEFGTWNYNYDADGRLSSLAEPAGGGSGIPGSPYSNSGTLTSPSTYLYSYYGNGWASQVQVQGSNAATQQESYRSDGLPQTDYYSTIPGSITRQYTPAGRITNRTDPSGSDSTTYDGYGRLATQSVPSGTYANFTYNDQGLPTDYRIYPVSGSYSEVQSDYTATGQLACKHTIDGPCNWYFDGTPIPNAPSYYAPDGNQYSNNAIVDTRNLLAVGTAVEDGSGNVVVSGSNAYDANTRITQTVSMTTYDDGRGDWQWVWQTQHTYQYDGEDHTTSVSDVAAVTSTITASHSYAWGPNGHPVTVGMSCNSGLPICGQMGGWHYNGLHWNGDALAFETRADSSVSDYKLGLDGDVLSGTLYNGNASGYSGATYYDRDASGATFADHNASGHSLFASCNGGPIANTPGPNNLGCGGGTAQQPGYYDASSGIILSYQRRDGITDGSANIQGVRNYSSETSQWTTPDAYAGEIHDPMSQAKYMWNRNNPLAYHDPSGYDVLIDLVPGGAGGLGHIELITYDPKTGKGWLLSAESSTGAPFGSTIGIHETRVSNVNSLPTEGHHYYHVSTSTAQDNAIKSVYDQHDKASKQGEHYNLLTNNCETTAQQALDKGRVDVGLSGIPNVNRLLPAVGVPEVLPNKIRL
- a CDS encoding TM0106 family RecB-like putative nuclease, coding for MQTTDGRFVYSASDLNNYLECRHLTQLDRRVALKELTRPSEEDPMTALIARKGLEHERLYLERLLELDGGVEVFEASGDNAIAALHEAEARTIRAMEQGVQHIYQATFFDGRFLGHADFLRRVPVPCARWAWSYEVIDTKLALHPKPYFLIQLCNYSEHLQRIQGTAPEFGYIILGSGEQARFRLNDYAAYYRHVKSSFLESMESGLDVYPTECAHCSICPWNAQCAKRRDDDDHLSLVAGMRSDQVAKFHASGITTLAGLAAGNAQRPHKMTETTFERLQAQAQQQHLHRQSRRNGDGAKHFYRFRPLSDELGGFAKLPPPAKGDIFFDIEGDPLYRPDRGLEYLWGFYLPDEDEYRALWATDSSKEQTAFEQFVDFVVQRREQYPDAHVYHYASYEITALKHLMGRFGSREREVDDFLRKGVFIDLFPVVRQGLWISQPSYSIKRVEAFYGLERETQVKGGDESIVMFEAWLTDRKDNAILEDIRAYNEDDCRSTYRLREWLLLLRDELNATLPEPLPWRPEPEVKADDEPARTELEARLLDNLPPPDSLTELRGWNESLRAHWLLGNLVQYHRRETKPEWWKYFDRCSNPQDLLEYDDEAIGGLTLCAEIAPYKLGPKDRNSVYTYTFPPQEHRLPLKGSHDPFTGKSAGEIVAIDKVARILQIKLSQAIEPQNLRALIPGTPIPQNKKRAALERIARSYLDGTLQSQFPATLEMLLGNKPRLKSTGPIQPAEVSKESVSSVIQSLDNSYLFAQGPPGSGKTTVGAWTIVDLLQAGKRVGIVAQSHKAVHNLLRKVEETARERDFRFHGCHKESGTTEGSAYEALPEWPMVESHDDIKTLTAETCVLAAGTTYAWADESLMKEFDYIFIDEGGQISLADALVASIAAKNVVLLGDPLQLPQVTKGSHPTGTDLSILEHLLGNDETIPPDRGLFLDTTYRMQPAICNFISEAIYEGRLHNQPLTANNAIESPGLRGGGPIYMPVEHEGNGRRSDEEAERVVEEVGLLLRGTVTIKDQPNRPMTQGDILIVAPYNLQRIRIEELLAAAGFPDVRVGTVDKFQGQEAPVVLYSMATSSSETLPRDAAFLFDKNRFNVAISRAQCMSVIVCSPRLLDAPCKTPEQMSMVNLLCAYREAALAAAPAAMHQAAEKVAK